The proteins below are encoded in one region of Apium graveolens cultivar Ventura chromosome 4, ASM990537v1, whole genome shotgun sequence:
- the LOC141716672 gene encoding uncharacterized protein LOC141716672 isoform X2, protein MVDLPSLPVRRLRSSLCLQFKPHQIAAGAAYLAAKSMNMDLTSSQHVWQEFQTPPSVLKVNCYTRLMARIFSERPEGQKIYINFYCPGWVKTAMTGWAAGLSPEEGAETTVWLALLPDHLVTGTFFFERCETHF, encoded by the exons ATGGTAGATCTTCCTTCTTTACCAGTTCGCAG GCTTAGGAGCTCTCTTTGTCTACAATTCAAGCCTCATCAGATTGCTGCCGGAGCTGCATATCTTGCTGCAAAGTCTATGAACATGGATCTCACTTCATCACAGCATGTCTGGCAGGAGTTTCAGACACCGCCCTCTGTCCTTAAAG TTAACTGTTACACCAGGCTAATGGCAAGGATATTTTCTGAGAGACCTGAAGGACAGAAAATATACATCAATTTCTATTGTCCAGGTTGGGTGAAGACTGCAATGACTGGTTGGGCAGCAGGTCTATCTCCCGAGGAGGGAGCTGAAACTACAGTCTGGCTTGCACTGCTACCAGACCACCTTGTAACTGGAACGTTTTTCTTTGAAAGGTGCGAGACACATTTTTAA
- the LOC141716672 gene encoding short-chain dehydrogenase/reductase 2b-like isoform X1: MVDLPSLPVRRLRSSLCLQFKPHQIAAGAAYLAAKSMNMDLTSSQHVWQEFQTPPSVLKVNCYTRLMARIFSERPEGQKIYINFYCPGWVKTAMTGWAAGLSPEEGAETTVWLALLPDHLVTGTFFFERFYHAYDNYLTRAFLVPLF; the protein is encoded by the exons ATGGTAGATCTTCCTTCTTTACCAGTTCGCAG GCTTAGGAGCTCTCTTTGTCTACAATTCAAGCCTCATCAGATTGCTGCCGGAGCTGCATATCTTGCTGCAAAGTCTATGAACATGGATCTCACTTCATCACAGCATGTCTGGCAGGAGTTTCAGACACCGCCCTCTGTCCTTAAAG TTAACTGTTACACCAGGCTAATGGCAAGGATATTTTCTGAGAGACCTGAAGGACAGAAAATATACATCAATTTCTATTGTCCAGGTTGGGTGAAGACTGCAATGACTGGTTGGGCAGCAGGTCTATCTCCCGAGGAGGGAGCTGAAACTACAGTCTGGCTTGCACTGCTACCAGACCACCTTGTAACTGGAACGTTTTTCTTTGAAAG GTTTTATCATGCCTATGATAACTACTTGACACGTGCTTTTCTG